From Falsiruegeria litorea R37, the proteins below share one genomic window:
- a CDS encoding thymidylate synthase — translation MKRFWLGITAAAVVSACGGDTFNNSGTPENPVAPTPTVPEAIAGDVTSVSYDQANQTLTVTGSQLDNTPFEAVYTRNTALDVPGYEAYTTQDGSLDRHFTAYAQERDGVYATVVGGGPQFNSVIMGASFGRDGTYTAPDASQDGLGLVSYAGNYVGILNTEGDGNDLLPVTAGTSDDIRPTQIAEITGVIFINADFADNSINGIVYDRVLADSGTTLEDLSLFPGTITANGTFDGEVRLGSTQTVGTYAGIFGGTDASALAGALNVSNHISGGSGEALEYGVFVLAQCGTANADAVCNQPQP, via the coding sequence ATGAAGCGGTTTTGGCTTGGTATCACGGCGGCGGCCGTGGTGTCGGCGTGTGGTGGCGATACGTTCAACAACTCGGGTACCCCCGAGAACCCAGTTGCACCCACTCCAACAGTTCCCGAAGCAATCGCTGGTGATGTCACCAGCGTATCTTATGACCAGGCAAACCAAACCCTGACCGTTACGGGCAGCCAGCTGGACAACACGCCATTTGAGGCTGTCTACACGCGCAACACAGCCCTGGATGTGCCCGGATACGAGGCTTACACGACGCAAGACGGTTCATTGGACCGCCACTTTACCGCCTACGCTCAGGAACGTGATGGGGTTTATGCGACCGTCGTCGGAGGCGGCCCACAGTTCAACTCGGTCATCATGGGTGCCAGCTTTGGCCGAGACGGGACATACACTGCCCCAGACGCGAGCCAAGATGGATTGGGGCTAGTGAGTTATGCAGGTAACTACGTGGGCATTCTAAACACCGAGGGCGACGGAAACGACCTTTTACCGGTAACGGCCGGCACATCTGATGACATTCGACCAACCCAGATCGCAGAAATAACCGGTGTGATTTTCATCAATGCCGACTTTGCAGACAACTCAATCAACGGGATTGTTTATGACAGGGTCCTCGCCGATTCCGGCACCACGCTAGAGGATTTGTCTTTGTTCCCTGGAACGATCACTGCCAACGGAACATTTGATGGAGAGGTGCGCCTAGGTTCGACTCAAACCGTCGGCACCTACGCCGGTATCTTCGGCGGAACTGATGCTTCTGCATTGGCGGGTGCTCTGAACGTTTCGAACCACATTAGTGGAGGGTCAGGTGAAGCGCTCGAATACGGCGTCTTTGTTCTGGCACAATGTGGAACAGCAAATGCCGATGCCGTGTGCAACCAGCCGCAGCCGTAA